A window of the Oryza brachyantha chromosome 5, ObraRS2, whole genome shotgun sequence genome harbors these coding sequences:
- the LOC102709929 gene encoding uncharacterized tRNA/rRNA methyltransferase YsgA: MLAWESTSRLSTDLGPRRGWSLTITCTRCTVHRWTHCLTPVGPTCRRDGARVRKGKRERERERERETRLQCSTAAMAAAAAESVVVVHNVAKRHNVGTLARSATAFGVAEVVVVGRRDVSAFGSHGATSHLRFRHFASLPLARAYLKDERGCDICGVEITHDALPVTAHPFRRSTAFLFGNEGTGLSEKECAICDFFVYIPQYGGGTASLNVTVAASIVLHHFGVWAGFPERGREGNKFVVADKPKGQSRGLYCNDSIEEVIEERKMRRENACDIFEENGSSEHQESNVLSMMLSD, from the exons ATGCTGGCTTGGGAAAGTACGAGTCGACTCAGCACAGATCTTGGTCCACGGAGAGGATGGAGCCTCACCATTACGTGCACGCGGTGTACGGTGCACCGATGGACTCACTGTCTCACCCcagtgggccccacatgtcggCGAGACGGCGCACGAGTCCGaaaggggaagagagagagagagagagagagggagagagagacgcGGCTGCAGTGTTcgacggcggccatggcggcggcggcggcggagagcgtggtggtggtgcacaACGTGGCGAAGCGGCACAACGTTGGGACGCTGGCGCGGAGCGCGACGGCGTTCGGggtggcggaggtggtggtcgTCGGCCGCCGCGACGTCAGCGCCTTCGGCAGCCACGGCGCCACCTCCCACCTCCGCTTCCGCCACttcgcctccctccccctcgcccGCGCCTACCTCAAG GACGAGAGGGGGTGTGACATCTGCGGCGTGGAGATCACCCACGACGCGCTGCCGGTGACGGCGCATCCATTCCGCCGGAGCACCGCCTTCCTCTTTGGCAATGAG GGTACAGGACTCTCGGAAAAGGAGTGTGCGATCTGTGACTTTTTTGTCTACATTCCTCAGTACGGTGGTGGGACTGCATCATTGAATGTTACAGTTGCAGCGTCGATTGTTCTCCATCACTTTGGAG TCTGGGCTGGCTTTCCAGAACGAGGGCGAGAAGGCAATAAATTCGTTGTAGCTGACAAACCAAAGGGCCAATCTAGGGGGCTCTACTGTAACGACTCAATTGAAGAAGTGATTGAAGAACGGAAGATGCGAAGAGAAAATGCCTGTGACATATTTGAGGAAAATGGAAGTAGTGAGCATCAAGAATCAAATGTTTTAAGCATGATGCTTTCAGACTAG